A portion of the Candidatus Cloacimonadota bacterium genome contains these proteins:
- a CDS encoding CBS domain-containing protein translates to MKLSKLLEKKSNKIVKIDSGKTVFEAIQLLNENKIGSLLVMSENKKLEGIITERDILFKCLNNEHDNHKIKVAEVMTSNENLIIGTADDTLSYAMRVMINKRIRHLPIVDKENVIGLLSIGDVLKEVLDQSETEVKLLREYITNPYGINL, encoded by the coding sequence ATGAAATTAAGCAAACTATTAGAAAAAAAAAGTAATAAAATCGTAAAAATTGATTCCGGAAAAACAGTATTTGAAGCAATCCAATTATTGAATGAAAACAAAATCGGATCACTTCTCGTTATGAGCGAAAACAAAAAGTTGGAAGGTATCATAACAGAACGGGACATTTTGTTCAAATGTTTGAATAACGAACATGACAATCACAAAATCAAAGTTGCAGAAGTTATGACTTCAAACGAAAATCTGATTATCGGAACTGCCGATGATACCCTTTCTTATGCTATGAGAGTGATGATAAATAAAAGAATTCGCCATTTGCCAATTGTTGATAAAGAAAATGTTATTGGATTACTCTCTATCGGGGATGTGCTAAAAGAAGTTCTCGATCAATCTGAAACAGAAGTTAAATTGCTACGAGAATATATAACAAATCCTTACGGGATAAATTTGTAA
- a CDS encoding NADH-quinone oxidoreductase subunit C has translation MEELFNRIREKIELASVIKKRDDLYFINVNREHAELILSYLKNFEGFTHLAFLQAVDYLEYNMFQLTYMLYNYDINVNLGIKIMIDREKAEMISIHKLWAHAWQYQRELHELFGIDFPGSPHVHESFVLEGWEEIPPMRRDFDTLEYSKKTFYQRPGRSTNDPKEYMKEKLYKNFVEPPKIRRDND, from the coding sequence ATGGAAGAATTATTTAATAGAATTAGAGAAAAAATTGAGCTGGCTTCTGTAATTAAAAAACGAGATGATCTTTATTTCATTAATGTGAATCGGGAACATGCGGAACTTATTCTTTCTTATCTGAAGAATTTTGAAGGATTTACCCATTTGGCATTTCTGCAAGCGGTTGATTACCTTGAATACAACATGTTTCAATTAACTTATATGTTGTATAATTACGATATCAATGTTAACCTCGGAATAAAAATAATGATAGATAGAGAAAAAGCAGAAATGATATCTATTCATAAACTTTGGGCTCACGCCTGGCAATACCAACGAGAATTGCATGAATTGTTCGGAATAGATTTCCCGGGTTCTCCCCACGTTCACGAATCTTTTGTCCTCGAAGGCTGGGAAGAGATACCACCGATGAGAAGAGATTTCGATACATTGGAATATTCTAAAAAGACCTTTTATCAGCGTCCCGGAAGATCAACTAATGATCCCAAAGAATATATGAAGGAAAAATTGTATAAGAATTTCGTGGAACCTCCCAAAATCAGGAGGGATAATGACTAA
- a CDS encoding FAD-dependent oxidoreductase: MKLKDILSPLTVWKRATQKPWTVKDPINDRPGAKNYRGFHKNDFEKCIGCGTCEDICQNAAIDMVPVEGQKTTDGNSGLRPRIDYGRCCWCGLCVDVCPTGSLTMSNDYTWVADEPEEYRFIPGADKTKWEDSEKGYKRSENMQLIDFDRIEMFELEPEERDKSFIEIVKGYNKEQAMKEADRCLECGICTATCPAHMDIPGYIAAIREDDIENAFRILYETNPLPEICGRICTHNCETVCALQNQGEPLAIRWLKRYIADQIPPEKYKEVLGTEHLADPNLNKKVAIIGAGPAGLSAAYYLAILGYEIKIFEALPSSGGMVRYGIPEYRLPYDQIDKDIDYIKSLGVEIQFNTKIGKDISLAEVHKNYDAVFAGTGLHLGRSTRIPGSDNKRVYFATDLLREVTLGNEIDVAETIVIIGGGNVAMDITRTLARLQNKKYGKVKIITTSLESEDIMPADREEVVEAREEKAVINPGWGPKKIEIEDGKIIGLHVVKCTSVFDDEGRFNPKFDEEQKNFFAGEMIVESIGQGMDLSYLSEDIKSDLKFGPRGRILVNENFQSNLKWLFVGGDIIQGPDVIHGIANGHIAAKAIDKLLTK; encoded by the coding sequence ATGAAATTGAAAGACATATTATCACCCCTAACTGTTTGGAAAAGAGCGACACAAAAACCCTGGACAGTTAAAGATCCGATAAATGATAGACCCGGAGCAAAAAATTATCGTGGATTTCACAAAAACGATTTTGAAAAATGTATCGGTTGCGGAACATGTGAAGACATTTGTCAGAATGCAGCTATTGATATGGTTCCTGTTGAAGGGCAAAAAACTACAGACGGAAATAGCGGATTACGTCCCAGAATAGATTATGGACGCTGTTGCTGGTGTGGTCTTTGCGTGGATGTTTGTCCAACCGGTTCCCTCACAATGTCCAACGATTACACTTGGGTAGCAGACGAGCCGGAAGAATACAGATTTATTCCGGGTGCAGATAAAACCAAATGGGAAGATAGCGAAAAGGGTTATAAGCGTTCTGAAAATATGCAACTAATCGACTTCGACAGAATCGAAATGTTTGAACTCGAACCGGAAGAGCGCGATAAATCATTCATAGAAATCGTGAAGGGGTACAACAAAGAACAAGCGATGAAAGAGGCTGACAGATGCCTTGAATGCGGGATTTGTACTGCTACTTGTCCTGCTCATATGGATATTCCGGGATACATTGCAGCGATCAGAGAAGACGATATTGAAAATGCCTTTAGAATTTTGTATGAGACAAATCCTTTACCGGAAATCTGCGGGCGAATCTGCACTCACAACTGCGAAACTGTTTGTGCTTTGCAAAATCAGGGAGAACCTTTGGCTATCAGATGGCTAAAAAGATATATTGCAGATCAAATTCCTCCTGAAAAATATAAAGAAGTGCTTGGAACCGAGCATCTTGCAGATCCAAATCTCAATAAAAAAGTTGCAATAATTGGAGCTGGACCGGCTGGCTTGTCGGCTGCCTATTATCTTGCAATTTTGGGCTATGAAATTAAAATTTTTGAAGCACTCCCAAGTTCCGGTGGTATGGTAAGATATGGAATACCTGAATATCGCCTCCCCTATGACCAGATTGATAAAGATATTGATTATATCAAATCGTTGGGTGTTGAGATTCAATTCAATACAAAAATCGGGAAAGATATTTCTCTTGCTGAAGTGCACAAAAATTATGATGCAGTATTCGCCGGAACCGGACTTCATCTCGGCAGAAGTACAAGAATTCCCGGCTCAGATAACAAAAGAGTTTATTTTGCAACTGATCTTCTACGAGAAGTAACTCTTGGAAATGAAATTGATGTTGCCGAAACGATTGTGATTATCGGCGGTGGAAATGTGGCGATGGACATTACAAGAACTCTGGCGAGATTGCAAAATAAAAAATATGGTAAAGTTAAAATTATCACAACCTCGTTGGAATCAGAAGATATTATGCCGGCTGATCGTGAAGAAGTTGTGGAAGCTCGTGAAGAAAAGGCTGTTATCAATCCGGGCTGGGGACCAAAAAAAATCGAAATTGAGGATGGAAAAATTATAGGACTCCACGTTGTAAAATGTACTTCCGTATTTGATGATGAAGGCAGATTCAATCCGAAATTCGATGAAGAACAGAAAAATTTCTTTGCAGGTGAAATGATTGTTGAATCAATCGGGCAGGGCATGGATTTGTCTTATCTTTCGGAAGATATAAAATCCGATTTGAAATTTGGACCACGGGGCAGAATTTTAGTGAACGAAAACTTCCAGTCAAATCTGAAATGGTTATTCGTTGGTGGAGATATTATTCAAGGTCCGGATGTAATTCACGGAATTGCAAATGGACATATTGCTGCCAAAGCCATAGACAAATTGCTAACAAAATAG
- the nuoB gene encoding NADH-quinone oxidoreductase subunit NuoB produces the protein MDKKNIGKIKKQMKLANEGLPEKERVLFSDARPTSVTPLNKYLEKFLNWAQSQSLWFISFGTGCGSTELRPLMTSRFDIFKYGIAGKPTPRQSGVFIIGGYASMKTIKRIVRSYEQMQGPKFVIALGSCTINGGMYYDSYNTINRIDYYIPVDVYIAGCMPRPEAIIAGFNRLKEKIKAGECDGMNKYAENFDWYKKNQKKVIKDWNMPDFNW, from the coding sequence CCGGAAAAAGAGCGGGTTCTTTTTAGTGATGCCCGCCCGACCTCTGTAACTCCTTTAAATAAATATCTTGAGAAATTTCTTAATTGGGCTCAATCTCAATCCCTCTGGTTTATTAGTTTTGGAACCGGTTGCGGATCTACAGAATTAAGACCATTGATGACTTCCCGGTTTGATATATTCAAATACGGAATTGCCGGAAAACCAACTCCAAGACAGTCGGGTGTTTTTATTATTGGCGGGTATGCATCAATGAAAACTATAAAGAGAATCGTGAGAAGTTATGAACAAATGCAAGGCCCAAAATTCGTCATAGCTTTGGGAAGTTGCACGATTAACGGTGGAATGTATTACGATAGCTATAATACTATAAATAGAATTGATTATTACATTCCCGTAGATGTTTATATAGCCGGTTGTATGCCGAGACCTGAAGCAATCATTGCAGGATTCAACAGGTTGAAAGAAAAAATAAAAGCCGGCGAATGTGACGGGATGAACAAATACGCTGAAAATTTTGATTGGTATAAAAAAAATCAAAAAAAAGTTATTAAAGATTGGAATATGCCTGATTTTAACTGGTAG
- a CDS encoding NADH-quinone oxidoreductase subunit D — translation MTNISKSKYKGYEADRSKFPVMENEKPVIDLESHKFTKIWQGPQHPGVTGNMALELIINGDEVINAKTHVGYLHRAFEKLLERRKYIQGFPIVCRICVPEPDTNEYCYSAAVEELAGIEIPEKAQWLRTLNLEMSRVGSFLMWLGGQAASLGMGAIGQWTIGMRDFWLDLFEEMTGGRVYHMYMIPGGVRKNLPPGFKQKARDLIIRTRKLLFDVEATFFNNAIVKSRLQGLGIISPEMVDEYGIVGPNARGSGKKYDVRQNNPYVKYGELDLKMITSRVGDAYARAEIRYQEIHQSLKLISQILDRMPDKGEIQAKLPNVLHWKIPAGQTYVKAESTRGEHGFYMVSDGSKYPRRVFARGASYTHAISVLEKLAVNISISDTAALMVSLHTCPPEIER, via the coding sequence ATGACTAATATTTCAAAAAGCAAATACAAAGGTTATGAAGCCGACAGATCAAAGTTTCCCGTGATGGAAAACGAAAAACCGGTTATTGATCTGGAATCTCATAAATTTACAAAAATATGGCAAGGTCCTCAGCACCCCGGTGTAACCGGAAATATGGCTCTGGAACTTATCATAAACGGCGATGAAGTAATAAACGCTAAAACTCATGTCGGTTATTTGCATCGTGCTTTTGAGAAACTTCTTGAAAGAAGAAAATATATTCAGGGATTCCCTATTGTATGCAGAATATGCGTTCCGGAACCTGACACAAATGAATATTGCTATTCAGCGGCTGTGGAAGAGCTGGCTGGGATCGAAATTCCCGAAAAAGCACAATGGCTGCGAACTCTAAATCTGGAGATGTCGCGGGTGGGTAGCTTTTTGATGTGGCTCGGTGGGCAAGCAGCTTCTCTCGGAATGGGAGCGATCGGACAATGGACAATCGGGATGCGCGATTTTTGGTTGGACCTTTTTGAAGAGATGACCGGCGGACGCGTTTATCATATGTACATGATTCCCGGTGGAGTTAGAAAAAATTTACCTCCCGGATTTAAGCAAAAAGCAAGAGATTTAATTATTCGAACCCGCAAATTACTATTTGATGTTGAAGCAACTTTTTTTAATAATGCGATAGTTAAATCCAGATTGCAAGGTTTGGGAATTATTTCACCGGAAATGGTGGATGAATATGGAATTGTCGGACCAAATGCGCGCGGCAGCGGAAAAAAATATGATGTTCGCCAAAACAATCCTTACGTAAAATATGGAGAACTTGATCTAAAGATGATAACTTCAAGGGTTGGTGATGCATATGCCAGAGCAGAAATTCGCTATCAAGAAATTCATCAAAGTCTGAAACTGATTTCACAAATTTTGGATCGGATGCCGGACAAAGGGGAAATTCAAGCAAAACTCCCGAATGTTCTCCATTGGAAAATCCCGGCTGGACAAACTTATGTAAAAGCAGAATCAACTCGTGGTGAACACGGATTCTACATGGTTTCTGATGGCTCAAAATATCCACGACGTGTATTTGCAAGAGGAGCAAGCTACACGCATGCAATTTCAGTTTTAGAAAAATTAGCAGTTAACATCAGCATTTCCGATACTGCAGCCCTTATGGTTTCACTTCATACTTGTCCACCGGAAATTGAGAGGTAA